One stretch of Streptomyces sp. A2-16 DNA includes these proteins:
- a CDS encoding amidohydrolase family protein, giving the protein MTVVDAHHHLWDLSVRDQDWIAADSPLRRNFTPADLAPRAAAAGVDRTVLVQTVTVPEETPEFLALAAAHELVAGVVGWTDLTRPDVAGELARLRALPGGSHLKGIRHQVQGEPDPKWLLRPDVHRGLTAVAEAGLVYDLVVLPHQLPACVEAAEALPRLTFVLDHLGKPPIASGALEPWATDVRALAALPNTVCKLSGMVTEADLASWTFDDLRPYADTVLDAFGPDRVMFGSDWPVCTLGATYGEVLDIARRLTPESTHARIFGATATRVYGLDAPGS; this is encoded by the coding sequence TTGACGGTCGTGGACGCGCACCACCATCTGTGGGACCTGTCGGTGCGGGACCAGGACTGGATCGCCGCGGACAGCCCGCTGCGGCGGAACTTCACGCCCGCGGACCTCGCACCGCGGGCCGCGGCGGCGGGAGTCGACCGCACGGTCCTCGTCCAGACGGTCACCGTGCCCGAGGAGACCCCGGAGTTCCTCGCGCTGGCGGCCGCACACGAGCTGGTGGCGGGCGTGGTCGGCTGGACCGACCTCACCCGCCCCGACGTCGCCGGTGAACTCGCCCGCCTCCGCGCCCTCCCCGGCGGCTCCCACCTCAAGGGCATCCGCCACCAGGTGCAGGGCGAGCCGGACCCCAAGTGGCTGCTGCGCCCCGACGTCCACCGGGGCCTGACCGCCGTGGCCGAGGCCGGGCTGGTGTACGACCTGGTGGTCCTGCCGCACCAACTGCCGGCCTGCGTCGAGGCCGCCGAGGCACTGCCCCGACTCACCTTCGTCCTGGACCACTTGGGCAAGCCCCCCATCGCCTCCGGCGCCCTGGAACCCTGGGCGACCGACGTCCGTGCCCTCGCCGCCCTCCCCAACACCGTCTGCAAGCTCTCCGGCATGGTCACCGAGGCGGACCTCGCGTCCTGGACCTTCGACGACCTGCGCCCCTACGCCGACACGGTCCTGGACGCCTTCGGTCCGGACCGCGTGATGTTCGGCTCGGACTGGCCGGTGTGCACGCTCGGGGCGACGTACGGGGAAGTGCTCGACATCGCACGCCGGTTGACGCCGGAGTCCACCCACGCCCGGATCTTCGGGGCCACGGCCACACGGGTCTACGGGCTCGACGCACCCGGGTCGTAG